The Bombus vancouverensis nearcticus chromosome 2, iyBomVanc1_principal, whole genome shotgun sequence genome window below encodes:
- the LOC117163350 gene encoding uncharacterized protein LOC117163350 → MTNSVSFVPFVDNRLYFDPNSLFCIASPAVDIQCSAHVIRSSRQMRHHHHHHPHRRHHHHHHRKHRRVVSDPGTRDWNADNQDVKRHRRMFSYDTGITGLRLIEEGETADTDKEVPSPDETKTSTFRKVPWHPNLHMLKIRRT, encoded by the coding sequence ATGACGAATTCAGTGAGTTTCGTTCCTTTCGTCGACAATCGGCTCTACTTCGATCCGAACTCTTTGTTCTGCATCGCGTCACCAGCCGTGGATATTCAATGTTCGGCCCACGTTATACGATCGTCCAGGCAAATGcgtcatcaccatcatcatcatcctcATCGTCGACACCACCATCATCATCACAGAAAGCATCGACGCGTGGTCAGCGATCCGGGTACAAGAGATTGGAACGCCGATAACCAAGATGTAAAACGACATCGTCGAATGTTCAGCTACGATACGGGTATTACTGGACTTAGATTAATCGAGGAGGGCGAGACAGCCGATACCGACAAGGAAGTTCCATCCCCTGACGAGACGAAAACGTCGACTTTCAGGAAAGTGCCATGGCATCCTAACTTGCACATGCTCAAAATTAGAAGAACCTAG
- the LOC117163346 gene encoding proton channel OtopLc has translation MVAELTDIPVANAERKTPTADPQQFRCSTKPKNRPKWIQTATREPIYSVLDSNDSANNLPSNVKNKVVVISAVKSEKPRKSGYEVSRVEQRGLPYVWLPTDSKLTFQDSTILEEDEDPLYSVVKKPKKVQLNETCCFERKLQPIKEQSSEERQAQLEVCSRQEELRRWLQVASRQLPEPRRLFSLGEMYTNHLGEFDQLHADWKRTVAVPRGIVGLVGPYRVYQNPNERREYMLQEEELVEEVVDSVSEIAARENNGTTEHHQRAKWRIREDDEETLVPDIRNIAGLEGFATEANNKDLSEWKKVDDQTTIDYSKNDEALISKEEDFKGNIGGIVSGKEERAVDVPEEASTVSTSSAMDKKASNEQHDKDSLNETGSTTGGTVEGAPGGAPNRGERNTEAETNNAEVTRAAPSRSLVSRILSRTRSTSDLLDHSEPFSQLWIILSNVYGQLVVVLMIALCLAEVMDTPVPLLSLQGVFLMYLYVGSIAVIISIYIWVLIDSCGSLGTGATGMDDAELGGASLTRFGSLKRAHISRSRTAPTSFYIRVGALLFGLATLVFNGLEMAMHSMMQGAECLSDVVFVHPVLHGLFTFLQMHFLFVNSQVLVERFGLAARFGFIHLTATNIAVWVRLVIWDSAQEWTYFVHLAQRGIHNSASPLNLRGFPESLTRHSRDLINHSPIEKQVFQPYQPISNEQISQVIALQECLNTNTLGQLWTSSMPFLYPFIVQFSLIAAAVTFVMGQNVGRNRLSHKQKFHGSKDLTSHTKVGCDGSSKGLFLGILCMVAGIVVILIFLVVREDEHFPSSTLSWLTCGTLTSILILSTLMTASGLVQVRQMSIVSRAPAILDNLLSNVALFGVQLYSIFTIVVSACSLALLEDESDETQGRHIMLLTASILQLIQCFAQSTLIAEASKRSCIARFQIIAKPARQVITFLLFSNSVLWAFDTVITQNWISQELQLRFFGVLAWGIISRIGLPLLIFYRFHSCVLLLEAWNKCYRMPRGEHPLN, from the exons ATGGTGGCCGAACTAACTGACATTCCCGTTGCAAACGCAGAACGAAAGACACCAACAGCTGATCCGCAGCAGTTTAGGTGCTCGACTAAACCAAAGAACAGACCGAAGTGGATTCAGACTGCTACTCGCGAGCCTATATACAGTGTTCTCGACAGCAACGATTCTGCCAACAActtaccatctaacgtaaaaaACAAAGTGGTCGTAATAAGCGCCGTGAAAAGTGAAAAACCAAGAAAAAGCGGTTACGAAGTATCTCGAGTGGAGCAAAGGGGGCTTCCATACGTTTGGCTACCGACAGACAGTAAATTAACGTTTCAAGACTCGACGATACTCGAAGAAGATGAGGATCCTCTGTATAGCGTGGTGAAAAAACCAAAAAAAGTTCAGTTAAACGAAACGTGTTGTTTCGAAAGGAAACTGCAGCCGATCAAAGAACAATCGTCGGAGGAAAGGCAAGCACAGCTGGAGGTTTGTTCACGGCAAGAGGAACTTCGCCGCTGGTTACAGGTCGCGTCTCGACAGCTACCGGAACCGCGACGTCTCTTCAGTCTCGGTGAAATGTACACGAACCACTTGGGAGAGTTTGATCAGCTGCATGCGGATTGGAAGAGGACCGTGGCGGTGCCCAGAGGAATCGTCGGTTTGGTAGGACCTTACCGTGTTTACCAGAATCCGAATGAGAGAAGAGAGTACATGCTTCAGGAGGAGGAGCTGGTCGAGGAGGTGGTGGATTCTGTGAGTGAAATCGCGGCTCGCGAGAACAACGGGACCACTGAACACCATCAAAGAGCTAAATGGCGGATAAGAGAGGACGACGAGGAGACCCTAGTGCCTGATATTCGGAATATAGCTGGTCTCGAGGGATTTGCTACAGAGGCGAACAACAAGGATTTATCGGAATGGAAGAAAGTTGACGATCAAACTACTATTGATTATAGTAAGAACGACGAGGCGTTGATATCGAAGGAGGAGGATTTTAAGGGAAATATCGGTGGAATCGTTTCTGGCAAAGAGGAACGAGCAGTGGATGTGCCTGAAGAAGCTTCAACAGTTTCCACGTCTTCGGCAATGGATAAAAAGG CCAGCAATGAACAACACGACAAGGACAGCCTGAACGAGACAGGAAGCACGACGGGTGGCACCGTGGAGGGTGCACCTGGAGGAGCCCCCAATAGGGGTGAAAGGAACACCGAGGCCGAGACAAACAATGCAGAAGTAACAAGGGCCGCTCCATCCAGGTCTCTGGTCTCCAGGATCCTTTCTAGGACACGATCTACGAGCGATCTACTGGATCATTCTGAACCCTT TTCTCAACTATGGATCATTCTCTCGAACGTTTACGGCCAGCTTGTCGTGGTGCTGATGATCGCTCTGTGCTTGGCCGAGGTCATGGACACTCCTGTTCCTTTGCTCAGTTTGCAG GGCGTATTCCTGATGTACTTGTACGTAGGAAGCATAGCAGTGATCATCAGTATCTATATTTGGGTATTGATAGACAGCTGCGGGAGTCTCGGTACCGGTGCAACCGGTATGGACGATGCGGAACTTGGTGGCGCGTCTTTAACTAGGTTTGGATCATTGAAACGTGCTCACATCTCGCGATCTAGAACAGCACCGACGAGTTTCTACATTCGGGTTGGAGCGCTCC TTTTCGGTTTGGCGACTCTCGTCTTCAACGGTTTAGAGATGGCGATGCATTCCATGATGCAAGGGGCGGAATGCTTGAGCGACGTTGTCTTTGTACATCCGGTGCTTCATGGGCTATTTACGTTTCTGCAGATgcactttctcttcgtaaactCGCAG gtTCTTGTGGAGAGATTCGGTTTAGCAGCGAGGTTTGGATTTATACATCTAACTGCCACGAATATTGCTGTCTGGGTTCGTCTAGTGATTTGGGATTCTGCTCAAGAATGGACATATTTTGTTCATTTAGCTCAACGAGGTATCCACAATTCTGCTTCTCCGTTAAATCTTCGAGGATTTCCGGAGTCTTTGACAAGGCATTCTCGAGATCTGATAA ATCATTCTCCAATAGAAAAGCAAGTTTTCCAACCATATCAACCTATCTCGAACGAACAAATCTCCCAAGTGATTGCATTACAAGAATGTTTGAATACAAACACCCTTGGACAATTATGGACATCGAGCATGCCATTTTTATATCCATTTATTGTGCAATTTAG TTTAATTGCTGCTGCAGTAACTTTTGTAATGGGTCAGAACGTGGGTCGAAATCGGTTGTCACACAAGCAGAAGTTCCACGGTAGCAAAGATCTGACGAGTCATACCAAAGTCGGCTGCGATGGCTCCAGCAAAGGTTTATTCCTAGGAATACTATGTATGGTAGCTGGCATAGTAGTTATACTGATATTTCTGGTCGTAAGAGAAGACGAACATTTTCCTTCGTCGACTTTATCCTGGTTAACTTGTGGCACACTGACCAGCATTTTAATATTGAGTACCTTAATGACAGCCAGTGGACTTGTTCAAGTTCGTCAGATGTCCATAGTGTCAAGGGCACCAGCCATTTTAGATAATTTATTATCAAACGTGGCCCTTTTCGGAGTTCAATTATACTCCATTTTCACGATCGTTGTTTCTGCCTGTTCCTTGGCTCTTCTAGAGGACGAAAGCGACGAAACACAAGGAAGACACATCATGCTACTCACAGCATCGATTCTACAACTAATCCAATGTTTCGCTCAAAGTACACTGATCGCCGAAGCATCGAAGAGATCTTGCATAGCTCGTTTCCAAATAATAGCGAAACCAGCCAGGCAAGTGATCACTTTCCTGCTGTTCAGTAATTCCGTTTTGTGGGCCTTTGATACTGTGATCACACAAAATTGGATCTCGCAAGAACTGCAGCTGAGATTCTTCGGGGTTCTCGCCTGGGGCATTATATCCAGAATTGGATTGCCCCTGTTGATCTTTTATCGGTTTCATAGTTGTGTACTGCTACTGGAAGCGTGGAATAAATGCTATAGGATGCCAAGGGGAGAACATCCGCTCAACTGA
- the LOC117163349 gene encoding zinc finger matrin-type protein 2 → MSMRPDDHRRKWNREEYERIALQRLQDEIAEEELGIPKQPAVKRELLKQRDYKVDLESKLGKSVVINKNTPSSQTGGYYCNVCDCVVKDSINFLDHINGTKHQRNLGMSMKIERSTLEQVKARFATNKKKLEEKKKDYDLEQRVKELKEEEEKIKEYRKEKRKDKKRKIEEINEDNGGPSDEMAAIMGFSGFGSKKK, encoded by the exons atGTCTATG CGACCTGATGATCATAGGAGAAAATGGAACAGAGAAGAGTACGAAAGAATAGCACTTCAGCGTCTTCAGGATGAGATTGCTGAAGAAGAGTTGGGAATTCCAAAACAACCTGCAGTAAAAAGAGAGTTGCTCAAACAAAGGGATTATAAAGTTGATCTTGAATCTAAATTAGGAAAAAGTgttgttattaataaaaatacaccATCATCACAAACTGGAGg GTACTACTGCAATGTTTGCGATTGTGTTGTCAAGGATTCTATTAATTTCTTGGATCATATCAATGGCACAAAAC ATCAACGTAATTTGGGTATGTCAATGAAAATAGAACGATCTACATTAGAGCAGGTTAAAGCACGCTTTGCAACGAACAAAaagaaattagaagaaaaaaagaaggattaTGATTTAGAACAGAGAGTAAAAGAATTAAAGGAAGAG GAAGAGAAGATAAAAGAGTACAGAAAGGAGAAGAGGAAagacaagaaaagaaaaattgaagaaatcAATGAAGATAATGGTGGACCTTCAGATGAAATGGCAGCGATAATGGGTTTTTCAGGTTTTGGTTCTAAAAAAAAGTGA